The Opitutales bacterium ASA1 genome window below encodes:
- a CDS encoding amidase, with product MKRAALLALLVGFAGTPCIRASTTFDLSTATVLDIQAAMDAGVLTSEKLVELQLARIAAYDQTGPKLNTVITLNPNALAEARALDAERRAKGPRSPLHGVTLVAKDVFDTKDLPTSGGFWLMKDSRPSRDAFVVDRLRQAGVIVLAKLNQSDWYGVGSGVGGTLMGPVVSPYNPIKYGGGSSTGTGAAMGAWFATLGLGSDTTGSVINPTTLNGLVGMTATRGLVSRTGMMWSSPRQEAGGPMVRSVVDLAAMLDAIAGYDPADLATEACIGKLPTRPYSSFARADGLHGARIGVLREMFRSGPGHEEGLALMEQALADMKKAGAVLVDPTLTGIDLVRAQNDADAATYERALAIDAYLAGLPADAPIRSVAEMIAKGGDRVKPSIVEAAALGPVERNAALAAVYRQQDMLREALVGLMDRLRLDALVLPFRTFLPDDVRQPVTGGRWQRWDVRNHLHSSTGLPTIAVPGGAFPSDGMPFGVQFLGRAFSEPKLLELAAGYEAATNHRTPPPSTPALAGETIAYTPRPPAP from the coding sequence ATGAAGCGCGCCGCTCTCCTCGCTCTGTTGGTCGGTTTCGCCGGTACGCCGTGTATCCGAGCGTCAACTACGTTCGATCTCTCCACCGCGACGGTCCTCGACATTCAGGCCGCGATGGACGCAGGCGTCCTGACTTCGGAGAAACTGGTCGAGCTTCAACTCGCCCGCATCGCGGCCTACGATCAGACGGGTCCGAAACTCAACACCGTCATCACGCTCAATCCGAACGCACTCGCCGAAGCGCGCGCGCTCGACGCCGAGCGCCGCGCGAAGGGACCGCGCTCGCCCCTGCACGGAGTGACGCTCGTAGCCAAGGACGTGTTCGACACGAAGGATCTGCCCACCAGCGGCGGCTTCTGGTTGATGAAGGATTCGCGACCGTCGCGCGACGCGTTCGTCGTCGACCGCCTCCGGCAGGCCGGCGTGATCGTCCTCGCGAAGCTGAACCAGTCCGACTGGTACGGCGTCGGCAGCGGCGTCGGCGGCACGCTCATGGGCCCTGTCGTGAGCCCCTACAACCCGATCAAGTACGGCGGCGGTTCCAGCACGGGAACTGGAGCCGCCATGGGTGCGTGGTTCGCCACTCTCGGCCTCGGCAGCGACACGACCGGATCTGTGATCAATCCCACCACGCTCAACGGTCTCGTCGGCATGACCGCCACGCGCGGCCTCGTGAGCCGCACCGGCATGATGTGGAGTTCGCCCCGCCAGGAGGCCGGCGGTCCGATGGTGCGCAGCGTCGTCGATCTCGCCGCCATGCTCGACGCGATCGCCGGTTACGATCCGGCCGACCTCGCGACCGAGGCGTGTATCGGGAAACTCCCTACGCGACCCTATTCGAGTTTCGCCCGGGCCGACGGTCTGCACGGAGCGCGCATCGGCGTGTTGCGCGAGATGTTCCGCTCGGGACCGGGACACGAGGAAGGCCTCGCCCTCATGGAGCAGGCGCTCGCCGACATGAAGAAGGCCGGCGCGGTCCTCGTCGATCCGACTCTCACCGGCATCGACCTGGTGCGGGCGCAGAACGACGCCGACGCCGCGACTTACGAGCGCGCGCTCGCGATCGACGCCTACCTCGCGGGTCTTCCCGCCGACGCGCCGATCCGGAGCGTGGCCGAGATGATCGCCAAAGGCGGCGACCGCGTGAAGCCCTCGATCGTCGAGGCCGCCGCGCTCGGTCCGGTCGAGCGCAACGCCGCGCTCGCCGCCGTCTATCGCCAGCAGGACATGCTGCGCGAGGCGCTCGTCGGGCTCATGGATCGTTTGCGCCTCGATGCGCTGGTGCTCCCGTTTCGCACGTTCCTACCCGACGACGTCCGCCAACCCGTGACCGGCGGACGCTGGCAGCGCTGGGACGTGCGCAACCACCTCCACTCGTCCACCGGCCTGCCCACGATCGCCGTGCCGGGCGGCGCGTTTCCCAGCGACGGCATGCCCTTCGGCGTGCAGTTCCTCGGCCGCGCCTTCTCCGAGCCGAAGCTGCTCGAACTCGCCGCCGGCTACGAGGCCGCGACGAACCACCGCACGCCGCCTCCTTCCACGCCTGCGCTCGCGGGCGAAACGATCGCCTACACGCCACGCCCGCCCGCTCCATGA
- a CDS encoding amidase has translation MKPLRPFALFSAFALATVLPLPAATFDLSTATIADIQAAMDSGKLTSEKLVQLYLARIEAYDKAGPKLNSVLTLNPNALAEARALDAERKSKGPRSPLHGIVVMPKDVFDTKDLPTSGGFKPMAASQPDRDAFVIDRLRKAGAIILAKLNQSDWYGVGPGHGSTLGGQPISAYNPDKATGGSSSGTGVAMSAWLGTVGLGSDTSGSIVIPTAMNNLAGISATHGLVSRTGMMWSSPRQESGGPMGRSVYDVAAVLDAIAGYDAADLATEACVGNMPEKPYTSFVRADGLKGARIGVLREMIRTGAVHEEGRALTEKAIADLKAAGAVVIDPVLTGLNIPAALEDASGAGLERYHAINKYLAGLPADAPIRSVEEMIAKGGDLVKPAIIESAKNPVPYERNPALVAVYRQQDMLRDALVELMEKHQLDGLVLPYKTVVADPRPTGSGRRYDLEARNALASFTGLPTLIVPGGFFASDGMPFGLQFLGRPFSEPTLIKLGSGYEAATKHRKAPTSTPALAGERFSF, from the coding sequence ATGAAACCGCTTCGACCGTTCGCGCTCTTTTCCGCGTTCGCCCTCGCCACCGTGCTGCCGCTCCCGGCGGCCACGTTCGATCTCTCCACCGCGACGATCGCCGACATCCAGGCGGCGATGGATTCCGGGAAGTTGACTTCGGAGAAACTGGTCCAGCTCTACCTCGCGCGCATCGAGGCCTACGACAAAGCCGGGCCGAAGCTGAACTCGGTCCTCACGCTCAATCCGAACGCGCTCGCCGAGGCCCGCGCCCTCGATGCCGAGCGCAAGTCCAAGGGGCCACGTTCACCGCTTCACGGCATCGTCGTGATGCCCAAGGACGTGTTCGACACGAAGGACCTGCCCACGAGCGGCGGCTTCAAGCCCATGGCCGCGTCGCAGCCCGATCGCGACGCGTTCGTGATCGACCGTCTGCGCAAGGCCGGCGCGATCATCCTCGCGAAACTCAATCAATCCGACTGGTACGGCGTCGGCCCCGGTCACGGCAGTACGCTCGGCGGTCAACCCATCAGCGCCTACAATCCCGACAAGGCGACCGGCGGCTCCAGCTCCGGTACCGGCGTGGCGATGTCCGCCTGGCTCGGCACGGTCGGGCTCGGCAGCGACACGAGCGGATCGATCGTCATCCCCACCGCGATGAACAACCTCGCGGGCATCTCCGCCACGCACGGCCTCGTCTCGCGCACCGGCATGATGTGGAGTTCGCCCCGCCAAGAAAGCGGCGGCCCGATGGGACGCAGCGTCTACGACGTCGCGGCCGTGCTCGACGCCATCGCCGGCTACGATGCGGCCGACCTCGCGACCGAGGCGTGCGTCGGAAACATGCCGGAGAAACCCTACACGAGCTTCGTTCGCGCCGACGGACTGAAAGGCGCGCGCATCGGCGTATTGAGAGAGATGATACGCACGGGCGCCGTCCACGAAGAGGGCAGGGCGCTGACCGAGAAGGCGATCGCCGACCTGAAGGCCGCAGGCGCCGTGGTGATCGATCCCGTCCTGACCGGTTTGAACATCCCCGCCGCGCTCGAAGACGCGAGCGGCGCCGGACTCGAACGCTACCACGCGATCAACAAGTACCTCGCCGGTCTCCCCGCCGACGCGCCGATCCGTTCGGTCGAGGAGATGATCGCCAAGGGTGGCGACCTCGTGAAACCCGCCATCATCGAGTCGGCGAAGAACCCCGTGCCGTACGAGCGCAACCCCGCGCTCGTCGCCGTTTACCGTCAGCAGGACATGCTGCGCGACGCGCTCGTCGAGTTGATGGAGAAGCACCAACTCGACGGCCTTGTGCTTCCCTACAAGACTGTCGTCGCCGACCCTCGGCCCACGGGTTCGGGCCGTCGCTACGACCTGGAGGCGCGTAACGCCCTCGCGTCGTTCACCGGTCTCCCGACGTTGATCGTGCCCGGTGGCTTCTTCGCCTCCGACGGCATGCCCTTCGGCCTCCAGTTCCTCGGACGCCCCTTCTCGGAGCCGACCCTGATCAAACTCGGCAGCGGCTACGAAGCCGCGACGAAACACCGCAAGGCCCCGACATCCACGCCCGCGCTTGCGGGCGAACGCTTCTCCTTCTGA
- a CDS encoding amidase family protein, whose product MTTLRRLALVASLAGAVLAAPVSAFDLSTATIADIQAAMDSGALTSEKLVQLYLARIEAYDQKGPKLNTVITLNKNALAEARALDAERKAKGPRSPLHGIVVLPKDVFDTKDMPTTGGFKPMATSQPHFDSFVIDRLRKAGAIILAKLNQSDWYGVAPRGASTLAGQVLSPYNPAKWPGSSSSGTGAAMAAWFGTVGLGSDTGGSITIPTAQNNLFGFSTSHGLVSRTGMMWSSPRQENGGPMGRSVYDLAAVLDVIAGYDPADLATEASVGRMPDRPYTSFVDPDGLKGARVGVLREMVRTGPGHAEGVVLFEQAVADFRKAGAVVVDPVLTGLDLVSVQESAGAANFERHVAINKYLAALPADAPVRTVEEMLAKGGDTVKPTIIEGAKNPIPLERNPALIAAYKQQDMLRAALVDLMVKHRLDALVLPFRTFVSDPVGQAGASRADGGNNMSSYTGLPTIVAPGGFFPSDGMPFGVQFLGTPFSEPTLIKLASGWEAATKHRKAPASTPPLRGEVF is encoded by the coding sequence ATGACAACGCTCCGCCGCCTCGCCCTCGTCGCCTCCCTCGCCGGAGCCGTCCTCGCTGCTCCCGTTTCGGCCTTCGACCTCTCAACCGCCACGATCGCCGATATTCAAGCGGCGATGGATTCCGGCGCACTCACGTCGGAGAAACTGGTCCAGCTCTACCTCGCGCGCATCGAGGCCTACGACCAGAAGGGTCCGAAGCTCAACACGGTCATCACGCTCAACAAGAACGCGCTCGCCGAGGCCCGCGCGCTCGATGCCGAGCGCAAGGCGAAGGGCCCCCGCTCGCCCCTGCACGGCATCGTCGTCCTGCCCAAGGACGTGTTCGACACGAAGGACATGCCGACGACCGGCGGCTTCAAGCCGATGGCGACGTCGCAGCCGCACTTCGACTCCTTCGTCATCGACCGCCTGCGCAAGGCCGGCGCGATCATTCTCGCGAAGTTGAATCAATCCGACTGGTACGGTGTCGCCCCGCGCGGCGCCAGCACACTCGCGGGCCAGGTGCTCAGCCCCTACAACCCGGCCAAGTGGCCCGGTAGTTCCAGTTCGGGTACGGGTGCCGCGATGGCCGCGTGGTTCGGCACGGTGGGTCTCGGTTCGGACACCGGCGGCTCCATCACGATCCCGACCGCGCAGAACAATCTCTTCGGTTTCTCCACCTCGCACGGCCTCGTGAGCCGCACCGGCATGATGTGGAGTTCGCCACGTCAGGAGAACGGCGGACCGATGGGCCGCAGCGTCTACGATCTCGCCGCCGTGCTCGACGTCATCGCCGGCTACGATCCCGCCGACCTCGCGACGGAAGCTTCGGTCGGTCGCATGCCCGATCGGCCCTACACGAGCTTCGTCGATCCGGACGGGCTGAAGGGCGCGCGCGTCGGCGTGCTGCGCGAGATGGTGCGCACGGGACCCGGTCACGCGGAAGGCGTGGTGCTCTTCGAACAAGCCGTGGCCGACTTCCGCAAGGCCGGCGCGGTCGTCGTCGATCCCGTTCTCACTGGCCTCGATCTCGTCAGCGTGCAGGAGAGCGCGGGCGCGGCGAATTTCGAACGTCACGTGGCCATCAACAAATACCTCGCCGCTCTCCCCGCCGATGCTCCGGTGCGCACGGTCGAAGAGATGCTCGCGAAGGGCGGGGACACCGTGAAACCGACGATCATCGAAGGCGCGAAGAACCCGATTCCGCTCGAGCGCAACCCCGCGCTGATCGCCGCCTACAAGCAGCAGGACATGCTCCGTGCGGCACTCGTGGATCTCATGGTCAAACACCGCCTCGACGCGCTCGTGCTTCCCTTCCGCACGTTCGTCTCGGACCCCGTCGGGCAGGCTGGAGCCTCGCGCGCCGACGGCGGCAACAACATGAGTTCCTACACCGGCCTGCCCACCATCGTCGCCCCGGGCGGTTTCTTCCCGTCCGACGGCATGCCGTTCGGTGTCCAGTTTCTGGGTACACCGTTCTCCGAACCCACGTTGATCAAACTCGCCAGCGGCTGGGAGGCCGCGACGAAGCACCGCAAGGCCCCCGCCTCCACGCCGCCCCTTCGCGGCGAGGTGTTCTGA
- a CDS encoding amidase has translation MKTTRSLLALAALAACACTAPAATFVFESATIEDINKAFDAGALTAEKLTQMCLDRIAAYDGTLNAVIAVNPKALEIARALDAERKQKGPRSPLHGIPVALKDNFDTFDVPTTGGSYLLKDSIPPDDAFTVKKLRDAGAIIFAKVNLSEFASGGARSSIIGQSRNPHALDRTPAGSSGGTGVAIAASYAPLGLGTDTGGSIRGPSTSNGIVGLKPTHGLMSRDGIIPLALTYDTGGPMTRSVYDIAVSLGVMTGVDPADEATKKSEGKFHRDYVQFLKKDALKGARIGIARDFLGADPDVDWVIESSLSAMRAAGATIVDVRYPKWLLDARSEWYNAIRRPEFVAQIADYLATLKPGYPKNHDDLIKMSEKLMARSPEGFTPNQPRWNLMKEEAKSGNLQSVNYLMVRDHALPLVRTTLEAIMKEHKVDAIVYPTNPRRPALIDAPSGAAAAAGGVSSATNFANLSGFPDLIVPAGFTASGLPVGISFFGPAFSEPKLLALGYSFEQATKSMRPPVHAPALPGETINY, from the coding sequence ATGAAAACGACCCGCTCCCTCCTCGCGCTCGCCGCCTTGGCCGCGTGCGCCTGCACCGCTCCTGCCGCCACGTTCGTCTTCGAATCCGCCACGATCGAAGACATCAACAAGGCGTTCGATGCCGGCGCGTTGACCGCCGAGAAACTGACGCAGATGTGCCTCGACCGCATCGCCGCCTACGACGGCACGCTCAACGCCGTCATCGCGGTCAATCCGAAGGCGCTCGAGATCGCCCGCGCCCTCGACGCCGAGCGCAAGCAGAAGGGACCGCGCTCGCCGCTCCACGGCATCCCCGTCGCGCTCAAGGACAATTTCGACACGTTCGACGTTCCGACGACGGGTGGCTCGTATCTGTTGAAGGACTCGATTCCGCCCGACGACGCCTTCACCGTGAAGAAGCTGCGGGACGCCGGCGCGATCATCTTCGCCAAGGTCAACCTCAGCGAATTCGCCTCGGGTGGCGCACGCAGCTCGATCATCGGGCAGAGCCGTAATCCGCACGCGCTCGATCGCACGCCGGCGGGTTCGTCGGGCGGGACCGGCGTCGCCATCGCCGCCTCCTACGCGCCGCTCGGACTCGGCACCGACACCGGCGGTTCGATCCGCGGACCCTCCACCTCCAACGGCATCGTCGGCCTCAAACCGACGCACGGTCTCATGAGCCGCGACGGCATCATCCCGCTCGCGCTCACCTACGACACCGGTGGACCTATGACCCGTTCGGTCTACGACATCGCCGTGAGTCTCGGCGTGATGACCGGCGTCGACCCCGCCGACGAGGCCACGAAGAAGAGCGAAGGGAAATTCCACCGCGACTACGTCCAGTTCTTGAAGAAGGACGCGCTGAAGGGCGCTCGCATCGGCATCGCCCGCGACTTTCTCGGTGCCGATCCCGATGTCGATTGGGTCATCGAGTCGTCCCTCTCGGCGATGCGCGCCGCCGGCGCGACGATCGTCGACGTACGCTATCCGAAGTGGCTGCTCGACGCGCGCTCCGAGTGGTACAACGCCATTCGCCGTCCGGAGTTCGTCGCGCAGATCGCGGACTACCTCGCGACCCTGAAGCCCGGGTATCCGAAAAACCACGACGATCTGATCAAGATGTCGGAGAAGCTGATGGCGCGCTCTCCGGAGGGTTTCACGCCCAACCAGCCGCGCTGGAACCTGATGAAGGAGGAGGCCAAGAGCGGCAACCTCCAGAGCGTGAACTACCTCATGGTGCGCGATCACGCGCTCCCGCTCGTCCGCACGACGCTCGAGGCGATCATGAAGGAGCACAAGGTCGACGCCATCGTCTACCCGACCAACCCGCGCCGTCCCGCGCTCATCGACGCACCCTCCGGCGCCGCCGCCGCGGCCGGAGGCGTTTCCTCCGCCACCAACTTCGCCAACCTCTCCGGGTTTCCGGATCTCATCGTTCCGGCCGGCTTCACCGCCTCCGGGTTGCCGGTCGGCATCTCGTTCTTCGGGCCGGCCTTCAGCGAGCCCAAGCTCCTCGCGCTCGGCTATTCGTTCGAGCAGGCGACGAAGTCCATGCGGCCGCCCGTCCACGCGCCGGCTCTGCCGGGCGAGACGATCAACTACTGA
- a CDS encoding amidase family protein gives MKRIARLSLLLALAAVSLPAARAARFDLHTATMADIQAAMDAGALTSEKLVRLYLARIEAYDKQGPRINSVITLNPQALETARALDAERREKGPRSPLHGVPVVLKDLFDTKDMPTTAGFLPMAKSQPPRDAFLVEKIRAAGGIVLAKVNLSDWFGVAKRGDQSTILGRTSNPYNLDLTPGGSSGGTGAAVAALFAQVGVGSETGVSIRNPLSNNNLVGIAATQGLISRTGQIMTSFTQERAGPYARNTYDMAVLLSIMRGFDAEDMVTAESLGKTPAEPYTEFLAPKDGLRGARIGVWRDLFRSGPTHVEGLALIEKAVADLKAAGAVVVDPIGTGLDMFTLLSTARTNVDEARFSYELYFSRLGPDAPIRSFAELLEKGGDLVKPNIRNVSAKIESLDREPTHTAKLKTRAVLRALAVELMDKYELDALVYPFKTEPAAPHMERAAESDNPFSSVTGLPALLVPAGFTNNNAPIAIEFLGRPWSEPTLVRLASAYEAASGHRKTPPTTPALPGEAFDYPASDS, from the coding sequence GTGAAACGCATCGCTCGTCTCTCGCTCCTCCTCGCGCTCGCGGCCGTTTCGCTCCCGGCGGCACGCGCGGCACGCTTCGATCTCCACACCGCGACCATGGCCGACATCCAGGCCGCCATGGACGCCGGTGCGTTGACTTCGGAGAAGCTCGTGCGGCTCTACCTCGCGCGCATCGAGGCCTACGACAAGCAGGGGCCGCGTATCAACTCCGTCATTACGCTCAACCCGCAGGCGCTCGAGACCGCTCGCGCGCTCGATGCCGAGCGACGCGAGAAAGGGCCGCGTTCGCCGCTGCACGGCGTGCCTGTGGTGCTCAAGGATCTCTTCGACACGAAAGACATGCCGACCACGGCCGGCTTCCTCCCGATGGCGAAGTCCCAACCGCCGCGCGACGCCTTTCTCGTCGAGAAGATCCGCGCCGCCGGCGGCATCGTCCTCGCCAAGGTCAACCTGAGCGACTGGTTCGGCGTCGCGAAGCGCGGGGACCAGAGCACGATCCTCGGCCGCACGAGCAATCCCTACAACCTCGACCTCACGCCCGGCGGATCGAGCGGCGGCACGGGCGCCGCGGTGGCCGCGCTCTTCGCCCAGGTCGGCGTCGGAAGCGAGACCGGAGTGTCCATCCGCAATCCGCTCTCGAACAACAACCTCGTCGGCATCGCCGCCACGCAGGGGCTGATCTCGCGCACGGGCCAGATCATGACGTCGTTCACCCAGGAGCGCGCCGGTCCGTATGCACGAAACACCTACGACATGGCCGTTCTCCTCTCGATCATGCGCGGCTTCGACGCCGAGGACATGGTCACGGCCGAGAGTCTCGGCAAGACGCCTGCCGAACCCTACACGGAGTTTCTCGCTCCGAAGGACGGACTGCGAGGCGCGCGCATCGGCGTGTGGCGCGATCTCTTCCGCTCCGGCCCCACGCACGTCGAGGGCCTCGCGTTGATCGAGAAGGCCGTGGCCGACTTGAAGGCCGCGGGTGCCGTCGTGGTCGATCCCATCGGCACGGGTCTCGACATGTTCACGCTGCTCTCGACGGCGCGCACCAATGTCGACGAAGCGCGCTTCTCCTACGAACTCTACTTCTCGCGCCTCGGGCCCGATGCGCCCATCCGCAGCTTCGCCGAACTGCTCGAGAAAGGCGGGGACCTGGTGAAGCCGAACATCCGCAACGTCTCCGCGAAGATCGAGTCGCTCGACCGCGAGCCGACCCACACGGCGAAGCTCAAGACGCGCGCCGTGCTGCGCGCGCTCGCGGTCGAGTTGATGGACAAGTACGAACTCGATGCGCTCGTCTATCCGTTCAAGACCGAGCCCGCCGCGCCGCACATGGAGCGCGCCGCCGAGAGCGACAACCCCTTCAGCTCGGTCACCGGACTGCCCGCGCTGCTCGTGCCCGCGGGCTTCACGAACAACAACGCGCCCATCGCGATCGAGTTCCTCGGTCGCCCGTGGAGCGAGCCGACGCTCGTGCGCCTCGCCTCCGCCTACGAGGCCGCCAGCGGCCACCGCAAGACCCCGCCGACGACTCCTGCGCTGCCGGGCGAAGCGTTCGACTACCCGGCCTCCGACTCATGA
- a CDS encoding amidase produces MKTPCRRFALFACAFAALTLPLRAASVDLSSATILELQAALDAGTVTSEKLMQLYLARIEAYDQKGPKLASVLVLADDALAQARALDAERKSKGARSALHGIPILVKDVFDVAGMPTAGGFKPMADSFPARDGFVIAKLREAGAIVFGKLNQSDWFGVAPRGASTLGGQARNPYDPSRIPGYSSSGTGASVAAWFAAAGLGSDTGGSVQIPSADSNLYGMVATQGAISRTGMIGSSHTFERGGPMCRSMTDLAVMLTHMVGFDAEDLTTARSLGRLPEKAYTEFLQEDALRGARIGVLRPMFRSSPEHAEGLRLIAEALERIKKAGALLVDPVSLDFDLLSALEDTSIATLERARMHDWYLSRLPADAPIRSVDEMIAKAGPIVKPAIKQSAAIVSLDRHPAYHAGLEQCAMITEALVSLMDRYRLDALVYPYKTLPPDVIGSEAPSTHSTLASRTGLPALCAPAGLTGDGLPIGLQFLGRPFSEPVLIALGYSYEHYTPARTAPPTTPPLAGESF; encoded by the coding sequence ATGAAGACTCCTTGTCGTCGCTTCGCTCTGTTCGCGTGCGCTTTCGCTGCGTTGACGCTTCCCCTCCGGGCAGCGTCCGTCGATCTCTCCAGTGCGACGATCCTCGAGCTGCAGGCTGCACTCGATGCGGGGACGGTCACTTCGGAGAAGTTGATGCAGCTCTACCTCGCGCGCATCGAGGCCTACGACCAGAAGGGTCCGAAACTCGCCTCCGTCCTCGTGCTCGCCGACGATGCGCTCGCGCAGGCCCGGGCGCTCGACGCCGAGCGCAAGAGCAAGGGAGCGCGTTCCGCTCTCCACGGCATTCCGATTCTCGTGAAGGACGTCTTCGACGTCGCGGGCATGCCCACGGCGGGCGGATTCAAGCCGATGGCGGACTCGTTTCCCGCCCGTGACGGATTCGTGATCGCCAAGCTGCGCGAGGCCGGTGCCATCGTCTTCGGCAAGCTCAACCAGAGCGACTGGTTCGGAGTCGCGCCGCGTGGTGCCAGCACGCTCGGTGGACAGGCGCGCAATCCCTACGATCCGTCACGGATTCCTGGATACTCGAGCTCCGGCACCGGCGCGTCCGTGGCGGCGTGGTTCGCGGCGGCCGGACTCGGCAGCGACACCGGCGGCTCGGTCCAGATCCCTTCGGCCGATTCGAATCTCTACGGCATGGTGGCCACGCAGGGTGCGATCAGCCGAACCGGCATGATCGGCAGCTCGCACACGTTCGAGCGTGGCGGCCCCATGTGCCGATCGATGACGGACCTCGCCGTGATGTTGACCCACATGGTCGGCTTCGACGCCGAGGATCTCACGACGGCTCGCAGTCTCGGACGCCTGCCGGAAAAGGCCTACACCGAATTCCTGCAAGAGGACGCCTTGCGCGGAGCGCGGATCGGCGTGCTGCGCCCGATGTTCCGCTCCAGTCCCGAACACGCCGAGGGCCTGCGGCTGATCGCCGAGGCGTTGGAGCGGATCAAGAAGGCCGGTGCGCTCTTGGTCGATCCGGTCTCGCTCGATTTCGACCTGCTGTCGGCCTTGGAGGACACTTCGATCGCCACGCTGGAGCGCGCGCGGATGCACGACTGGTATCTCTCGCGTCTACCCGCGGATGCTCCCATCCGCAGTGTCGACGAGATGATCGCCAAGGCGGGTCCCATCGTGAAGCCCGCGATCAAGCAGTCCGCCGCGATCGTTTCTCTCGATCGTCACCCGGCCTACCACGCCGGTCTCGAACAGTGCGCGATGATCACCGAGGCGCTGGTGTCGCTCATGGACCGGTATCGGCTCGATGCCCTCGTGTACCCCTACAAGACCCTTCCGCCCGACGTGATCGGTTCGGAGGCACCGAGCACGCATTCGACGCTCGCCTCGCGCACCGGCCTCCCGGCGTTGTGCGCTCCCGCGGGCCTTACCGGCGACGGATTGCCGATCGGTCTGCAGTTCCTCGGTCGTCCGTTCTCCGAGCCCGTGTTGATCGCGCTCGGGTATTCGTACGAGCACTACACGCCGGCCCGCACCGCTCCTCCCACCACTCCTCCTCTCGCGGGCGAGTCCTTCTGA
- a CDS encoding amidase has product MRRSLQVFAFLAAALVARPSLPAAGLDLSTATIADIQAAMQAGTLSSEKLVRLYLARIEAYDKKGPTINAVTLVNPKALDEARALDAERKAGKVRGPLHGIPILLKDNIDVLGMPTTAGSQLLAGSLPPDDAFVARKLVAAGAIVLAKVNLSEWAGGGGSVSGATDPAIVAAGRVPNGYSTAGGQTRNPHDLARGPAGSSGGTGAGIAAVFGQFGLGTDTAASVRGPANAGGVFGMKTTHGLVSRDGVVPLALSFDTVGPLARSTYDIAAALDAMAGIDPDDDSTLKSAGRTPASYIDYLKPGALRGARIGIARDFFGRDEQVDAVVEKAIAKLRELGAIIVDDVRIPPTVQALRQPLYNMVRSAEFKTQVGDYLATTGPAYPKNIYDLARLANDPSTGYRSPGKAVGLKYQAETALELHDPVYVATRDGGIAYVLEAMEGLFANHQLHALLYPTSPTPVSLIEEPAEERPARGGGGGGGGPLNIANITGFPDLVVPAGMSERGLPVTFSLMGRAFTEGRLLAFAYDYEQATKPVKLPKHTPALPGEKL; this is encoded by the coding sequence ATGCGCCGTTCACTTCAAGTTTTCGCTTTCTTGGCCGCCGCGCTCGTGGCTCGGCCTTCGCTGCCGGCCGCCGGACTCGATCTGTCCACCGCCACGATCGCGGACATCCAGGCGGCCATGCAGGCCGGCACGCTCTCGTCGGAGAAACTCGTTCGCCTCTACCTCGCGCGCATCGAGGCCTACGACAAGAAGGGACCCACGATCAACGCGGTGACGCTCGTCAACCCGAAGGCGCTCGACGAGGCCCGCGCGCTCGACGCCGAGCGCAAGGCCGGCAAAGTCCGCGGCCCGCTCCACGGCATCCCGATCCTGCTCAAGGACAACATCGACGTGCTCGGCATGCCGACGACCGCCGGCTCGCAATTGCTCGCCGGTTCGCTGCCGCCCGACGACGCCTTCGTCGCTCGCAAGCTCGTCGCCGCCGGAGCGATCGTGCTCGCCAAGGTCAATCTATCCGAGTGGGCGGGCGGCGGCGGCTCGGTCTCCGGAGCGACCGATCCCGCGATCGTCGCCGCGGGCCGCGTGCCCAACGGCTACTCGACCGCCGGCGGGCAGACGCGCAACCCGCACGACCTCGCGCGCGGTCCGGCCGGTTCCTCCGGCGGCACCGGCGCGGGCATCGCCGCGGTCTTCGGCCAGTTCGGTCTCGGCACAGACACCGCCGCTTCGGTCCGTGGTCCGGCCAACGCCGGCGGTGTGTTCGGCATGAAGACCACGCACGGGCTCGTTTCGCGCGACGGCGTCGTCCCGCTCGCGCTCAGTTTCGACACCGTCGGGCCGCTCGCGCGCAGCACCTACGACATCGCGGCCGCGCTCGACGCCATGGCCGGCATCGACCCCGACGACGACAGCACGCTGAAGAGCGCCGGCCGCACTCCCGCTTCGTACATCGACTACCTGAAGCCTGGCGCTCTGCGCGGCGCGCGCATCGGCATCGCGCGCGACTTCTTCGGCCGGGACGAGCAGGTCGATGCCGTGGTCGAGAAGGCCATCGCGAAGCTGCGCGAACTCGGCGCGATCATCGTCGACGACGTCCGCATCCCGCCGACGGTTCAGGCGCTGCGGCAGCCGCTCTACAACATGGTGCGCTCGGCCGAGTTCAAGACGCAGGTCGGCGACTACCTCGCCACGACCGGTCCCGCGTATCCAAAAAACATCTACGACCTTGCTCGCCTCGCGAACGATCCCTCCACCGGCTACCGCTCGCCCGGCAAGGCCGTCGGCCTGAAGTATCAGGCCGAGACTGCGCTCGAGTTGCACGACCCGGTCTACGTCGCCACGCGCGATGGTGGCATCGCGTACGTGCTCGAGGCGATGGAAGGACTCTTCGCCAACCATCAGCTCCACGCGCTGCTCTATCCGACCTCGCCCACGCCGGTCTCGCTCATCGAGGAGCCGGCCGAGGAGCGTCCCGCGCGCGGCGGTGGGGGAGGGGGCGGCGGTCCGCTCAACATCGCGAACATCACCGGCTTCCCCGATCTCGTCGTGCCCGCCGGCATGAGCGAGCGCGGTCTGCCCGTGACGTTCTCCCTCATGGGCCGCGCCTTCACCGAGGGTCGCCTCCTCGCGTTCGCCTACGACTACGAACAGGCGACGAAGCCCGTGAAGCTCCCGAAGCATACGCCCGCGCTGCCGGGCGAGAAGCTCTGA